In Streptomyces nojiriensis, one genomic interval encodes:
- a CDS encoding MFS transporter, whose amino-acid sequence MTNTGHDSPEGRKAARPSVVQTLRGIPGPIWLVLAGMLINRLGNFLQIYLVLYLTDKGFSTSAAAFALGAYGVGSVVGVLAGGSISDRVGYAWTIVGSMALAGLLTLSLVFLDTLPVVIAVAAVIGIAAQAYRPASSALLVEATPEEHHVMVFAVYRMAFNLGTTAGPLLGALLISYSYDLMFYIDAVTSVGFALFALVLVKTGQGAGRARDPQADGASYLAVLRDRRYLLFLLALFLNAVVYIQHTSALPLQLKADGHGPTFYSTLLSLNAAMVICLELLFTKYVQHLPGRFAVALGVGLVGVGMNLYVAGPGMAVFVIATVVWTVGEMIGTPTASAWPGKVAPAHLRGRYIAASAFPMQIGYAVGPVIGIAAWQASAASVWWLCGVLTAVAVAVTLIGMAEPSADERRRTADAEPAAAPTPAETP is encoded by the coding sequence GTGACGAACACCGGACACGACTCTCCGGAGGGCCGCAAGGCCGCCCGGCCGTCCGTCGTACAGACCCTGCGCGGGATCCCGGGACCGATCTGGCTGGTCCTGGCCGGCATGCTGATCAACCGGCTGGGCAATTTCCTCCAGATCTACCTGGTGCTCTACCTCACCGACAAGGGCTTCAGCACCTCCGCGGCCGCCTTCGCCCTCGGTGCGTACGGGGTGGGCTCGGTCGTCGGCGTCCTGGCGGGCGGCTCGATCTCGGACCGGGTCGGCTACGCGTGGACCATCGTCGGCTCCATGGCCCTCGCCGGCCTGCTCACCCTCAGCCTGGTCTTCCTCGACACCCTGCCCGTGGTGATCGCGGTGGCCGCGGTGATCGGCATCGCCGCCCAGGCCTACCGGCCCGCCTCCTCGGCGCTGCTGGTGGAGGCCACGCCCGAGGAACACCACGTCATGGTGTTCGCGGTCTACCGCATGGCGTTCAACCTCGGCACCACCGCGGGCCCGCTGCTCGGCGCCCTGCTCATCAGCTACTCGTACGACCTGATGTTCTACATCGACGCGGTGACGTCGGTCGGCTTCGCCCTCTTCGCCCTGGTCCTGGTGAAGACCGGCCAAGGCGCCGGCCGCGCCCGGGATCCGCAGGCCGACGGCGCGTCGTACCTGGCCGTACTCCGCGACCGGCGCTACCTGCTGTTCCTGCTGGCGCTGTTCCTCAACGCCGTCGTCTACATCCAGCACACCTCCGCGCTGCCGCTCCAGCTCAAGGCCGACGGCCACGGACCGACCTTCTACTCCACCCTGCTCTCGCTCAACGCGGCCATGGTCATCTGCCTGGAACTGCTGTTCACCAAGTACGTGCAGCACCTCCCCGGACGGTTCGCCGTAGCGCTGGGCGTCGGCCTGGTCGGCGTCGGCATGAACCTGTACGTGGCCGGTCCCGGCATGGCCGTGTTCGTGATCGCGACGGTGGTGTGGACGGTCGGCGAGATGATCGGCACCCCGACCGCCTCCGCCTGGCCCGGCAAGGTCGCCCCCGCCCACCTGCGGGGCCGCTACATCGCGGCCTCCGCCTTCCCGATGCAGATCGGCTACGCGGTGGGCCCGGTGATCGGCATCGCGGCCTGGCAGGCCTCGGCCGCCTCCGTGTGGTGGCTGTGCGGAGTGCTGACCGCCGTCGCCGTCGCCGTCACCCTGATCGGCATGGCCGAACCCTCCGCCGACGAGCGGCGGCGGACCGCGGACGCCGAGCCGGCGGCCGCCCCGACGCCCGCCGAAACACCCTGA
- a CDS encoding ATP-grasp domain-containing protein has protein sequence MAWDGEKPLLLLIGSSGQRSREFILRTVSTRYALWLLQPAPVSWEEPYVVGSTIVDNTDPDALTAAARQVAAEHTLAGVFCYDEGLVTPAAHVARALGLPGNSPESVIACRDKAATRSALEAARVPQPASIGVRSLAEARAAAEKIGFPVVLKPRGLAGGMGVRKADGPEDVESAYRAASGASYPGVPVFDVSVLVEEFADGPEISVDAVFFDGECVPLVVARKQVGLAPFFEETGHEVDGADPLLTDPGLLEALRSAHAALDFHTGVSHTEFRITAGGLRLMEVNARLGGDMIPYLGELATGVDVAMAAADTAAGVRPDTEVRHRKAAAIAFLYPDEDIEIDAVTVHEDRFPAGVHSADAMAGPGAVLRLPPRGYISRYARVIALADSVEQARAALLSASEIVELDSRPAEVPAP, from the coding sequence ATGGCGTGGGACGGCGAGAAGCCGCTTCTGCTGCTGATCGGAAGCAGCGGTCAGCGCAGCAGGGAGTTCATTCTGCGGACGGTGAGCACGCGTTACGCGTTATGGCTCCTCCAGCCCGCACCGGTGAGCTGGGAAGAGCCGTACGTCGTGGGCTCCACGATCGTGGACAACACCGACCCGGACGCGCTGACGGCCGCCGCCCGGCAGGTGGCCGCCGAACACACCCTGGCCGGTGTGTTCTGCTACGACGAGGGGCTCGTGACCCCCGCCGCGCACGTGGCCCGGGCGCTCGGGCTGCCGGGCAACTCCCCCGAGTCCGTCATCGCCTGCCGGGACAAGGCCGCCACGCGGTCCGCGCTGGAAGCGGCCCGCGTGCCGCAGCCGGCCTCCATCGGCGTACGGTCCCTGGCCGAGGCCCGGGCAGCGGCGGAGAAGATCGGCTTCCCCGTCGTGCTGAAGCCGCGCGGGCTGGCCGGCGGGATGGGCGTGCGCAAGGCCGACGGCCCCGAGGACGTGGAGAGCGCCTACCGGGCGGCTTCCGGCGCCTCCTACCCCGGTGTTCCCGTCTTCGACGTGTCGGTGCTCGTCGAGGAGTTCGCCGACGGCCCCGAGATCAGCGTCGACGCGGTCTTCTTCGACGGGGAGTGCGTTCCGCTCGTCGTCGCCCGCAAGCAGGTCGGCCTGGCGCCCTTCTTCGAGGAGACGGGACACGAGGTCGACGGCGCCGACCCGCTGCTGACCGATCCCGGGCTGTTGGAGGCGCTGCGGTCCGCGCACGCCGCGCTCGACTTCCACACCGGCGTCAGCCACACCGAATTCCGCATCACCGCCGGCGGACTGCGCCTGATGGAGGTCAACGCCCGCCTCGGCGGGGACATGATCCCCTACCTCGGGGAGCTGGCCACCGGCGTCGACGTGGCGATGGCGGCGGCGGACACCGCCGCGGGGGTCCGCCCGGACACCGAGGTGCGCCACCGCAAGGCCGCGGCCATCGCCTTCCTGTACCCGGACGAGGACATCGAGATCGATGCCGTGACCGTCCACGAGGACCGCTTCCCGGCCGGTGTCCACAGCGCCGACGCCATGGCCGGTCCCGGCGCGGTGCTGCGTCTGCCGCCGCGCGGCTACATCTCCCGCTACGCCCGCGTGATCGCCCTCGCCGACTCGGTCGAGCAGGCCCGCGCCGCCCTGCTGAGCGCCTCCGAGATCGTGGAGCTCGACTCCCGCCCGGCGGAGGTACCCGCTCCGTGA
- a CDS encoding Rieske 2Fe-2S domain-containing protein, with amino-acid sequence MSFPVAGRENCVVVSGTAYVYATVGGRGFVMNAQCPHRGGPLHLAGVTPDAGRLICPWHDRKTSAARLRNEIPAVRTGNRVTAVLPDRPARAATAPGDVCGRTSREYRPLSAELARPGAAV; translated from the coding sequence GTGAGCTTCCCTGTCGCGGGGCGGGAGAACTGCGTGGTCGTCTCCGGGACGGCCTACGTGTACGCCACGGTCGGCGGCCGCGGCTTCGTGATGAACGCCCAGTGCCCCCACCGCGGCGGCCCGCTCCACCTGGCCGGTGTGACACCGGACGCCGGCCGGCTGATCTGCCCCTGGCACGACCGCAAGACGTCCGCGGCGCGGCTGCGCAACGAGATCCCGGCCGTGCGGACCGGGAACCGGGTCACGGCGGTCCTGCCCGACCGTCCCGCCCGCGCCGCGACGGCCCCGGGCGACGTATGCGGCCGCACCAGCCGTGAGTACCGGCCATTGTCGGCCGAACTCGCCCGCCCGGGTGCGGCGGTCTGA
- a CDS encoding iron-containing redox enzyme family protein — protein sequence MSHVPQHVPFELSGTELRDAIVQYATNPIFLDNLDWQNDDNPYRRQLRPQVLPHLDFDKVPGRENILDYTSLAVQRLLTSIYEADLVFFPKSGLEGKEEDFRAFYSPANRALGERIRPALERYAFGFLDDEVETSGKWTKASLDSYLDSLDMGGGEELSPIEAAVTGSTDPARAARMWLVQFAPDFLSEASPMMRNVLGYYGPVQSEWFKVVIDEYGYGVHDTKHSTLFERTLESVGLKSDLHRYWQYYLNSSLLLNNYFHYLGKNHELFFRYVGALFYTESSLVDFCRRADRLLHGVFGDSVDTTYFTEHVHIDQHHGRMAREKIIAPLIEAHGEGIIPEIVRGIEEYRVLLEVADKDFVAQISWMDDQPELKKLHGPVYEAIREGRVQAPVAHLVEPFNELSNTHCHEGDELCHIVSGTMRFESGLGSSLTLEAGEGVVIRRNRLHGADILSEECVYEIHSVGDYRKCL from the coding sequence ATGAGTCACGTACCGCAGCACGTCCCGTTCGAACTCAGCGGCACCGAACTGCGCGACGCGATCGTGCAGTACGCCACGAACCCGATCTTCCTCGACAACCTGGACTGGCAGAACGACGACAACCCCTACCGTCGCCAGCTGCGCCCGCAGGTCCTGCCGCACCTCGACTTCGACAAGGTGCCGGGCCGGGAGAACATCCTCGACTACACGAGCCTGGCCGTGCAGCGCCTGCTCACCTCGATCTACGAGGCGGACCTGGTGTTCTTCCCCAAGTCCGGCCTGGAGGGCAAGGAGGAGGACTTCCGCGCGTTCTACAGTCCGGCCAACCGGGCGCTCGGGGAGCGAATACGCCCGGCTCTGGAGCGGTACGCCTTCGGTTTCCTCGACGACGAGGTCGAGACGTCCGGTAAGTGGACGAAGGCGAGCCTGGACAGCTACCTCGACTCGCTCGACATGGGCGGCGGGGAGGAGCTGTCACCGATCGAGGCGGCCGTCACCGGCTCCACCGACCCCGCGCGCGCCGCCCGCATGTGGCTGGTGCAGTTCGCCCCCGACTTCCTGTCCGAGGCGTCGCCGATGATGCGCAACGTCCTCGGCTACTACGGGCCGGTCCAGTCCGAGTGGTTCAAGGTCGTCATCGACGAGTACGGCTACGGCGTGCACGACACCAAGCACAGCACCCTGTTCGAGCGGACGCTGGAGTCCGTCGGCCTGAAGTCCGACCTCCACCGGTACTGGCAGTACTACCTCAACAGCAGCCTGCTGCTGAACAACTACTTCCACTACCTGGGCAAGAACCACGAGCTGTTCTTCCGCTACGTCGGCGCCCTGTTCTACACCGAGAGCTCGCTGGTCGACTTCTGCCGGCGGGCCGACCGCCTGCTGCACGGCGTCTTCGGCGACTCGGTCGACACCACCTACTTCACCGAGCACGTCCACATCGACCAGCACCACGGCCGCATGGCGCGCGAAAAGATCATCGCGCCGCTCATCGAGGCGCACGGCGAGGGGATCATCCCCGAGATCGTCCGGGGCATCGAGGAGTACCGGGTGCTCCTGGAGGTCGCCGACAAGGACTTCGTCGCGCAGATCTCCTGGATGGACGACCAGCCGGAGCTCAAGAAGCTGCACGGTCCCGTCTACGAGGCCATCAGGGAAGGCCGGGTCCAGGCGCCGGTGGCGCACCTGGTCGAGCCGTTCAACGAGCTGTCGAACACGCACTGCCACGAGGGCGACGAGCTCTGCCACATCGTCTCCGGCACCATGCGCTTCGAGAGCGGGCTCGGCTCCTCGCTGACGCTGGAGGCGGGAGAAGGGGTCGTCATCCGGCGCAACCGGCTGCACGGCGCCGACATTCTGTCCGAGGAGTGTGTCTACGAGATCCACTCGGTGGGGGATTACCGCAAATGCCTGTAG
- a CDS encoding 50S ribosomal protein L11 methyltransferase — protein sequence MQHVQGAQVATSGHDPGPDGPSLSLNSSQHRLITASLQSLAQEMNDIAEQASALLTTPAGRPSTDSEVFTRIARRTVPRWHFAMLNDTERNDALAGALARGIPSGATVLDIGSGSGLLAMAAARAGASRVITCEMNPLLAEVARQVIDAHGFGDVITVIGKPSTSLEIGRDLDGPVDVLVSEIVDCGLIGEGLLPSIRHARRHLLKPGGIMFPSAARILGRLVSSEDILRLNQVTTAGGFDVSLMNTLSTRGHLPVRLSTWPHRFLSETTTVVGFDLAEDPLEPGERQIDLTASTDGEAHALVVWFELDMAAGTTLTNSPDNTRSHWMQGWVPLEKSVPVKAGESVPLRLRWSDFSLSVHV from the coding sequence ATGCAGCACGTCCAGGGCGCACAGGTCGCGACATCAGGGCACGATCCCGGACCCGACGGTCCGAGCCTGTCGCTCAACAGCTCTCAACACCGGCTCATCACCGCGTCCCTGCAATCGCTGGCGCAGGAGATGAACGACATCGCCGAGCAGGCGTCCGCACTGCTCACCACACCGGCGGGCCGTCCGTCCACCGACTCCGAGGTCTTCACCCGGATCGCCCGCAGAACCGTTCCCCGCTGGCACTTCGCGATGCTGAACGACACCGAGCGCAATGACGCCCTGGCCGGCGCCCTGGCGCGTGGCATCCCGTCCGGAGCGACCGTGCTGGACATCGGCTCGGGGAGCGGGCTGCTCGCCATGGCGGCGGCGCGGGCGGGCGCCTCGCGCGTCATCACCTGCGAGATGAATCCGCTGCTCGCGGAGGTGGCCCGGCAGGTCATCGACGCCCACGGCTTCGGCGACGTCATCACGGTGATCGGAAAGCCGTCCACCTCGCTGGAGATCGGCCGTGACCTCGACGGCCCGGTGGACGTACTGGTCTCGGAGATCGTCGACTGCGGGCTCATCGGCGAGGGCCTGCTGCCGTCGATCCGGCACGCGCGCCGGCACCTGCTGAAGCCCGGCGGGATCATGTTCCCCTCCGCGGCCCGGATCCTCGGCCGGCTGGTCAGCAGCGAGGACATCCTGCGGCTCAACCAGGTCACCACGGCCGGCGGCTTCGACGTCTCGCTCATGAACACGCTGTCCACCCGGGGCCACCTCCCGGTGCGCCTGAGCACCTGGCCCCACCGGTTCCTGTCCGAGACCACCACGGTCGTCGGGTTCGACCTGGCCGAAGACCCCCTGGAGCCGGGCGAACGCCAGATCGACCTCACCGCGAGCACCGACGGGGAGGCGCACGCCCTGGTCGTGTGGTTCGAGCTGGACATGGCGGCCGGCACCACGCTGACCAACTCCCCGGACAACACCAGGTCGCACTGGATGCAGGGCTGGGTCCCGCTGGAGAAGTCCGTCCCGGTGAAGGCGGGCGAGTCCGTCCCGCTCCGGCTCCGGTGGAGCGACTTCTCCCTCAGCGTGCACGTCTGA
- a CDS encoding 2OG-Fe(II) oxygenase, translated as MSAYEPSQLPGLELPGPVFAPAAPGTLDWTRLAAELNTEGVAVTPPLLSPEQCAELRELFDHPTAFRSTVTMARHRFGEGLYRYFAYPLPELVQDLRERLYPPLALIANEWARRLGQPAFAPDHEGLVEACAAAGQLRPTPLLLRYGRGGYNCLHQDVYGDLTFPLQVAIMLDRPDEDFTGGESVFVEQRPRAQSRPLVRRPTQGQGLIFTVDHRPVRSVRGWSRVTLRHGVSAVLSGERHVLGVIFHDAR; from the coding sequence GTGAGCGCGTACGAGCCGTCCCAGCTCCCGGGCCTCGAACTGCCCGGCCCGGTCTTCGCCCCGGCCGCGCCGGGAACCCTCGACTGGACGCGGCTGGCCGCGGAGCTGAACACCGAGGGGGTGGCGGTGACCCCGCCGCTGCTGTCGCCCGAGCAGTGTGCGGAGCTGCGGGAACTCTTCGACCACCCCACGGCCTTCCGCAGCACCGTGACCATGGCGCGGCACCGCTTCGGCGAGGGCCTCTACCGCTACTTCGCCTACCCACTGCCCGAACTGGTCCAGGACCTCAGGGAGCGGCTGTACCCACCGCTCGCCCTGATCGCCAACGAGTGGGCGCGGCGTCTGGGGCAGCCGGCCTTCGCCCCCGACCACGAGGGACTGGTCGAGGCCTGCGCGGCCGCCGGGCAGCTCCGCCCGACCCCGCTCCTGCTCCGGTACGGGCGGGGCGGCTACAACTGCCTGCACCAGGACGTCTACGGTGACCTGACCTTCCCGCTGCAGGTGGCGATCATGCTCGACCGCCCGGACGAGGACTTCACCGGAGGGGAGAGCGTGTTCGTCGAACAGCGCCCGCGCGCCCAGTCCCGCCCGCTCGTCAGGCGGCCGACCCAGGGCCAGGGCCTGATCTTCACGGTCGACCACCGCCCGGTGCGCTCGGTGCGCGGCTGGAGCCGGGTGACGCTGCGGCACGGTGTGAGCGCCGTCCTCAGCGGTGAGCGCCACGTGCTGGGCGTCATCTTCCACGACGCGCGCTAG
- a CDS encoding methylated-DNA--[protein]-cysteine S-methyltransferase yields the protein MPTPGPLSGASATVAIHPTPLGPLVLAATDDALVLCCYGTAEEAAERLGRAGLRPAGPGEAGAPGLKVLDEAREQIDAYLAGTRRDFTVATDLRLATPFSRRTNLMLAEFVPYGRTATYAELARALDRPGAARAVGTALGANPLCVVLPCHRIIGSTGSLSGYAGGLEAKRHLLALEAAAAPAA from the coding sequence ATGCCGACCCCCGGTCCGCTCAGCGGTGCCAGCGCCACGGTGGCGATCCATCCCACGCCCTTGGGGCCGCTCGTGCTGGCCGCGACGGACGACGCGCTCGTGCTGTGCTGCTACGGCACCGCCGAGGAAGCCGCGGAGCGCCTGGGCCGGGCCGGACTGCGCCCGGCCGGACCGGGGGAGGCGGGCGCACCGGGACTCAAGGTCCTGGACGAGGCCCGGGAACAGATCGACGCGTACCTGGCCGGGACGCGCCGGGACTTCACCGTCGCGACGGACCTGCGGCTCGCCACCCCGTTCAGCCGGCGCACCAACCTGATGCTGGCCGAGTTCGTCCCGTACGGGCGCACCGCGACCTACGCCGAGCTCGCCCGGGCCCTGGACCGGCCCGGCGCCGCGCGTGCCGTCGGGACCGCGCTGGGAGCCAATCCGCTGTGCGTGGTGCTGCCCTGCCACCGGATCATCGGCTCCACGGGCAGCCTCAGCGGCTACGCGGGAGGGCTGGAGGCCAAGCGCCATCTGCTCGCCCTCGAAGCCGCGGCCGCGCCGGCCGCCTGA
- the ddaH gene encoding dimethylargininase, translating into MPLTEPITPAGALYRSESPTRVATRRRLLMCRPRHYDVTYSINPWMNPQHATDNALAVSQWEGLRDLYLELGHVVEEIDPIEGLPDMVFAANGATVVDGKVYGARFRHAERTAEGPAYLRWLEGRGYTDTLWPEFVNEGEGDILTVGRRLLAGTGFRTDPRSHAEAQEFFGLPVTSLTLVNPEYYHLDTALSVLSEDEVMYYPAAFSQGSQAVLRAMFPTAILAGAEDAAVFGLNAFSDGRHVLLPAAATGLHAKLRARGFEPIGVELSELLKAGGSVKCCTLELRDR; encoded by the coding sequence GTGCCGCTCACCGAGCCCATCACCCCTGCCGGCGCGCTCTACCGTTCCGAGAGCCCCACCCGGGTCGCCACGCGCCGACGTCTGCTGATGTGCCGGCCCCGGCACTACGACGTCACGTACTCGATCAACCCGTGGATGAACCCGCAGCACGCCACGGACAACGCGCTCGCCGTCAGCCAGTGGGAGGGCCTGCGTGACCTGTACCTCGAACTCGGCCACGTGGTCGAGGAGATAGACCCCATCGAAGGCCTGCCCGACATGGTGTTCGCGGCGAACGGCGCCACCGTCGTCGACGGCAAGGTGTACGGGGCCCGGTTCCGGCACGCGGAGCGCACCGCCGAGGGACCCGCGTACCTGCGGTGGCTGGAGGGCCGCGGCTACACGGACACGCTGTGGCCCGAGTTCGTCAACGAGGGCGAGGGCGACATCCTCACCGTCGGCCGCCGCCTGCTGGCCGGCACCGGCTTCCGTACGGACCCGCGCTCCCACGCCGAGGCGCAGGAGTTCTTCGGTCTCCCGGTCACCTCGCTGACCCTGGTGAACCCGGAGTACTACCACCTGGACACCGCGCTCTCGGTGCTGTCCGAGGACGAGGTCATGTACTACCCGGCCGCCTTCTCCCAGGGCAGCCAGGCCGTACTGCGCGCCATGTTCCCCACGGCGATCCTGGCCGGCGCCGAGGACGCGGCCGTCTTCGGCCTCAACGCCTTCTCCGACGGCCGCCATGTGCTCCTGCCGGCCGCGGCCACCGGCCTGCACGCCAAGCTGCGGGCGCGCGGCTTCGAGCCGATCGGGGTGGAGCTCTCCGAACTGCTCAAGGCCGGCGGCAGCGTCAAGTGCTGCACGCTGGAACTGCGCGATCGCTGA